From Solidesulfovibrio carbinoliphilus subsp. oakridgensis, the proteins below share one genomic window:
- a CDS encoding ion channel, with the protein MAPSASPAVAAVPPVRRRFHFLLAALVGQLVVSPFLRGPTANILQDLIFLAILFAALKGVRQSRVFSLILVLTVLCGLALVAKYLAGWPGTGLASEVLGMAVILLTVVQVSKYLAAQRRVDLDTVLGGLCVYLFLGTLWYSLYGLVYSLVPDAFAFTLHGRDLAPRDINGLLFFFSYVTLLTTGYGDIVPLAPVAQTLAMLEGIAGQFYLVFFMARLVGLHVASRE; encoded by the coding sequence ATGGCCCCATCCGCGTCACCGGCCGTTGCGGCCGTCCCGCCCGTCCGCCGGCGCTTCCATTTCCTCTTGGCCGCCCTGGTCGGCCAGCTGGTGGTGTCGCCGTTTCTGCGGGGCCCGACCGCCAACATCCTCCAGGACCTCATCTTCCTGGCCATCCTCTTCGCCGCCCTCAAAGGAGTGCGCCAAAGCCGGGTCTTCTCGTTGATCCTCGTCCTGACCGTGCTGTGCGGCCTGGCCCTGGTGGCCAAGTACCTGGCCGGCTGGCCCGGGACCGGGCTTGCCAGCGAGGTCCTCGGCATGGCGGTGATCCTTTTGACCGTGGTCCAGGTCTCGAAGTACCTGGCGGCCCAGCGGCGGGTGGACCTCGATACGGTCCTTGGCGGCCTTTGCGTCTACCTCTTCCTGGGTACCCTGTGGTATTCGCTCTACGGCCTGGTCTACAGCCTGGTGCCGGACGCCTTTGCCTTCACCCTCCACGGGCGGGACCTCGCGCCCCGCGACATCAACGGGTTGCTCTTTTTTTTCAGCTACGTGACGCTTCTGACCACCGGCTACGGCGACATCGTGCCGCTCGCTCCGGTGGCCCAGACCCTGGCCATGCTCGAAGGCATCGCCGGCCAGTTCTACCTGGTCTTTTTCATGGCCCGTCTGGTGGGACTCCATGTCGCGTCCAGGGAGTGA